In Vibrio stylophorae, the genomic stretch TCGCTCGCAGGAATAAAGGCAGACATAGGGTGCTCCGCACAGGCTATCAATTGGGCGGCGATTGTCCCACAAAAGGGGGGGGGATAAAAGAGCGGCCAAGGTTTGTGCCTTGGCCGCTTTGATTTGATTGAAATTTGTTTGCACCGAGGTGCTAGCGGTTATCTTGATGGGTTAAGAAATCTTTGAACTCTTGTTCGTAGAGATGGAATAGCACCATGGTCATACCAAAAATCACTGGGCCATAAATCAATCCCATCAAACCAAAGAGCTGTAAGCCACCCAGTAGTGAGAAGAAGATAAACAGCGTGCTCATGGCTGAGCTGCCCTGCATCAAAATTGGTCGTAGGAAGTTATCGATAGAGCCGACAATCAAGGTGCCCCAGGTGGCTAAAAATAGCGCCCATTGCCAGTCACCCGTGAATAGTAAAAATGCAGCGGCGGGCACCCAAATGAGCGCTGTGCCGACTACCGGAATGAAAGAGGCAAAGCCCATGATAGTGCCCCAGAAAAGACCTGGGAAGCCGGCCAGCCACATCGCAAAGCCGCCCGCAAAACCTTGCGCAATAGCGGTTACGAATGATCCCAGTACCGCAGATTTAGCGACATTTTCCATTTGCGTAAAGAGTGCATCTTCTTGGCTACGAGAAAGCGGCAAAATATGGCGTAGGCCTCGAATCATCTTGTCGTAGTCACGAAGTAGGAAGAACAGTACAAAGAGCATCAAAAAGAAGCTGGCAATAAATCCGGTAAGATCGCCAAGTAGCTTGGTACTGAGATTAAGAATCTTGGTGCCCATGGTGGAGGCAAAGGTCGCTAAATGCTGCAAAATCTTCTGCGGTTCAAGCTTATCAAATGGGGTGTATTCATTGAGTAGCTTGAGCGATTTCTCCACATAGGGGTGCACCATGATTTCCTGAGCGCCGCCATTGCTGAGCCAATCATAGGCTTGGCGTGAAAAGACTGTACCTTGCTGTGCGATAGCTGAAATAACAAAGATCAGCGGGATCACAATCATAAAGGTGAGCAAAATACAGGAGAGTAGGGCAGCGGTATTGGCATGGCCGCCAATGCCGCGTTCAATGCGTTTATGCAAGGAGGCAAATAGAATCGCAATAATAAAGGCCATTACGATGGAGCCAATATAAGGGGCGATTAATTTATAACAAGCAAATGCGGCGATACCTAGGGCAACAATCAAAATCCAATGACGAGGTTCACTGGCCATACTTTGCGGTGATTGTGGCAATGGCTTATTGCTTTGTGATTCAGACACGTTGAATCCTTCGATGTAACAAAAGATGAGCACAGCATAGTATGTCTTGGCGCTGCTATAAATAGACTTTTGCTTGACCCTGCCGACTATCTCAAGTGACTATGAGCGAGGTAATGATTTTTTTGCAATGTAATTGAGCCAGCAAAGGCAAGCGAGGAGAACAGCATGGGTTGTGGATGTGGAGATTCGGGCTGCGGTAAAAAACGTAAAATGCCATGGGCATTGATCTGTGTGGTGGTGATCGCGATTGCGGCTGTGTTCCTATGGCAATAATGACGCGCTAGATATATCAGACATTGTTGTGACTCGCCTGTTTGCAGGCGTATATGACGGAGAAAAATAAGGGTGCAGGCTTTCAATGAAGTCGCACTCTTTTTTATTTTTTCGGTGAAAAACTGAAAGAGGGAAGGGGAATAGCAAAAAACCCCACTCAAAGAGCAGGGCTTTTTAAGGTGGCTCCCCCTGCAAGACTTGAACTTGCGACATACGGATTAACAGTCCGCCGTTCTACCGACTGAACTAAGGGGGAACAATTTGTCTTGTTTAATCACTTCAGAGAAGTCATCAAACGAAAGTGGCTCCCCCTGCAAGACTTGAACTTGCGACATACGGATTAACAGTCCGCCGTTCTACCGACTGAACTAAGGGGGAACAATTTGTCTTGTTCAATCACTTCAAATGAAGTCATCAAACGAAAGTGGCTCCCCCTGCAAGACTTGAACTTGCGACATACGGATTAACAGTCCGCCGTTCTACCGACTGAACTAAGGGGGAATTGTATGGTGCCTCGAGGCGGAATCGAACCACCGACACGGGGATTTTCAATCCCCTGCTCTACCGACTGAGCTATCGAGGCAAAAGTGCAGCATTTCTGCTTTCACTTTTGCAAGTCACTTAAAAAGTAACATTGCTAAATAATGGTGCCGGCTACCGGAGTCGAACTGGTGACCTACTGATTACAAGTCAGTTGCTCTACCAACTGAGCTAAGCCGGCACAAACTGGTTGTGCAATACAACATTTTCTATCTTAAGCGCTTGGTATTCACTTAAGAGCACAATATGGTGCCTCGAGGCGGAATCGAACCACCGACACGGGGATTTTCAATCCCCTGCTCTACCGACTGAGCTATCGAGGCGAAAGTAATGTATTTCTACTTACTTCCAGCAAGCCACTTACAAGCGACATTGCTAAATAATGGTGCCGGCTACCGGAGTCGAACTGGTGACCTACTGATTACAAGTCAGTTGCTCTACCAACTGAGCTAAGCCGGCACAAACTGGTTGTGCAATTTCAGCACCATCTCAAGTCATTCAAACTCAAGACTTAAATATGGTGCCCGGAGGCGGAATCGAACCACCGACACGGGGATTTTCAATCCCCTGCTCTACCGACTGAGCTATCCGGGCAACGGAGCGCTATTAAACGGATTTTCGCTGAAATGGTCAACCCTTTTTTCCAACTTTCTTTACTTTTTTGTTCGTTTGCTCGCTTTCTGTTCGCAATGGTTGTTTTGCCTACAGAAAACGATTGTTTACACGCCGTGTGCTGCAAATTCTTTTTTGAAATTGGTCACTTTGTAAAGATAGCGACGCGCTTCCTGTTTTGGGTGTTTTTGGGTGAGCGCCCAGTACACTTGGTTCGGTTTTAGACGATTGATCTTCTCAATGGCGCGTGTGCGGTTGGCATCAAAGGTTCTGAGCACATTGCCAGCACCACCGTTATAAGCAGAGATCATCGTATACTCTTTTGACAGTGGGTGGCGTACATCTTTGAGATAACGAGTCTTTAAGATATAGAAATAGGCGGTGCCGATATCGATATTCTTTGCTGGGTTAAATAGCACCTCAGGCGTGGGTTCGCCGGGTTTATTCATCACCAGCTTATAAACATCACGTCCTGCCGTTTTCGGTACCACCTGCATTAAGCCGTAGGCATTGGCCCAACTGACCGCGTAGGGGTTAAAGCTACTCTCGGTTTTGATAATGGCGTAGATCAGATCTTCTGGGATCCCATATTTACGCGAGGCTTGGCGAATATAACTGGCGTATTGGCCACCACGCATATCGCTGTGTCCCTCGACCATAGGGATCTCAACATAGTAGGCATTTTGATAGCCCACTTGACGCTTTTTAAGCTGATGAGCAATCAGATAATCAGCAAAACGGTTGGCGCGCCAATCCCATTCAATGGCTTTTTTATCTTGGTCGAGCACCTGTCCCAGCAAAAAAGGTTTCCCTTGAAGTGAGACATCTCGAGCACTAAAAAGATCGACGCCAGCAGGATCGTAAGGCGTGAGTAGGGTGGTGATAATGGCATTGCGCAAATGTAATTGCGGATCATCTTTGGCCACAGTTTCGACTGTGACTATGCCGCGGGTAAAGTCCACATGGGCACGGCTTAAATAGCCATCGGTATACTTGACGTAGTCACGTTTGCTGGCAATCAACACATCATTGCTGCCCCAACGATGTTCAATTTCGCCAGAGAAGTTGTTGATCAGCCGATCCATGGCTGCGATATCTTTGGTGAACTGGCCGGGCAGCGGCGCTAGGTTTTTAGCAAAGCGGTTGGTTGTGTCGTAATCAACATCATAAATTCGCTCCACCATTTCTCGAGAGCAGCCCGAAAGGGCAAGGAGAAGACAAACAAGCGCCGTGAATCGCATGACCTACATCGTCCTTGAATACTAAATCTAACCGATTGAAATAAAACCTTATTGATCCTTTCTATTGATCGTCGCTTGGTGGGGTATAGCCATCGATCACGGTATCGTGACCTTCAAATAGATATTTCACCATTTCAGCTTCGAGTAGCTGGCGATGTGCAGGATCCATCATGTTGAGTTTCTTTTCATTGATCAGCATGGTTTGTTTTTTCTGCCACTCAGCCCAAGCTTCTTTGCTGATATTGTCAAAAATGCGCTTACCAAGATCGCCTGGATAAAATTGAAAATCGAGGCCTTCGGCTTCTTTGTTTAGGCGCTGGCAAAATACGATTCGGCTCATGCTTGATTCCTCATATGGGCGCGCAATCCGTTTCGATTGCGTCAAAATGGGGTGAAGAGATTGTTATACCAAAGCTTGGCCGTCGCGGCTATGGCGCAGCGGCGAGAATCTGAGCTTGGTAGTGCTTTACGGCTGCCTAGTATCGATGGCATTTATTGATGAGATGCTGTTAAGCCGTGCTTTTTTCATTGTTTTTGAGACAGCTTTGTTCGCTAGTTTGCTGAAAGTGGGCGCTTACAAATTTTCGAATTGGGGTGGGCAGGCCAAGTTCATCACAGGCGCTGCGATCAAACCAAGCTTGATTCGCGCTTAGCTGGCCTAGGCTATCAATACGCCATACCCGTGCATCCAATTTATAGTGGGTAAAGGTGTGTTTGAATTTGCCTTTAAGCTGTGCATTTTTACTGAGCTCAGCTTCATCTAAATGAATTTGTGGTAAGCACCAGAGCGAGCCCCAAATACCACTGTCTGCACGTTTTTCGAGTAGCAACTTGTTATCGTGCTCCAGCCAGAGAAACTCCCCTGGTTTGGTCGGCGTTACTTTTTTCGGTTTGGGGTTGGGTAGCTCACCCACGCGATTTTGCGCCTTGGCTTGGCAGTGCGCATGTAAGGGGCAATCAGTGCAGTTTGGGTTTTTAGCTGTGCAGATGGTCGCGCCCATATCAAGTAGGCTTTGCGCAAAGCTGCGATTGCTTTGATCTGCGCTTAGCGCTTTGGGTTCGGGCGTATAGTGCTCGGCCAATTGCCAGAGCAGCTTATCAACGCGACTGGTGCCGGGGACACCATCAATGGCGAAGAAACGACAAAATAGGCGTTTTACATTGCCATCGACAATGGGGCCATATTGGTTATAGGCAAATGAAGCGATGGCGCCAGCGGTATAGCGGCCAACGCCGGGAATCTTTTCAAGCGCAGCAAGGCTGGTCGGAAATTCGCCTTGGCATTCGTGCATCACATATTGCGCGGCTTTTCGCAAATTACGCGCGCGTGAGTAATAACCCAGTCCCTGCCAAAGATGCATTACTTCATCTTCATCGGCGTTTGCGAGCGCTGCGATATCGGGAAAACGAGCCATCCAACGCTCAAAGTAGGGGATCACGGTAGCCACTTGCGTTTGCTGCAACATGATCTCAGAGACCAGCACTGAATAGGGGTTAGGCTCACGCTGCCAAGGCAGATCGTGGCGGCCATGCTGCTGTTGCCATGTCAGCAGGGTTTGACTAAATGTGTGGGGCGCAATCACGGCGCAGGCTTTTGTGAACATGACGACTTGCTTATACTGACTTTATTGTTGTGAATCGCATCTTTTATCTGATGCTCAATCGTTGATTGCGCATGATTGCACCACAAAGGTGATGGATGCGCAAACACAGCACTTGCAGTTCAGGGCAATCTT encodes the following:
- a CDS encoding oxidative damage protection protein, with protein sequence MSRIVFCQRLNKEAEGLDFQFYPGDLGKRIFDNISKEAWAEWQKKQTMLINEKKLNMMDPAHRQLLEAEMVKYLFEGHDTVIDGYTPPSDDQ
- the mltC gene encoding membrane-bound lytic murein transglycosylase MltC, translating into MRFTALVCLLLALSGCSREMVERIYDVDYDTTNRFAKNLAPLPGQFTKDIAAMDRLINNFSGEIEHRWGSNDVLIASKRDYVKYTDGYLSRAHVDFTRGIVTVETVAKDDPQLHLRNAIITTLLTPYDPAGVDLFSARDVSLQGKPFLLGQVLDQDKKAIEWDWRANRFADYLIAHQLKKRQVGYQNAYYVEIPMVEGHSDMRGGQYASYIRQASRKYGIPEDLIYAIIKTESSFNPYAVSWANAYGLMQVVPKTAGRDVYKLVMNKPGEPTPEVLFNPAKNIDIGTAYFYILKTRYLKDVRHPLSKEYTMISAYNGGAGNVLRTFDANRTRAIEKINRLKPNQVYWALTQKHPKQEARRYLYKVTNFKKEFAAHGV
- a CDS encoding AI-2E family transporter — its product is MASEPRHWILIVALGIAAFACYKLIAPYIGSIVMAFIIAILFASLHKRIERGIGGHANTAALLSCILLTFMIVIPLIFVISAIAQQGTVFSRQAYDWLSNGGAQEIMVHPYVEKSLKLLNEYTPFDKLEPQKILQHLATFASTMGTKILNLSTKLLGDLTGFIASFFLMLFVLFFLLRDYDKMIRGLRHILPLSRSQEDALFTQMENVAKSAVLGSFVTAIAQGFAGGFAMWLAGFPGLFWGTIMGFASFIPVVGTALIWVPAAAFLLFTGDWQWALFLATWGTLIVGSIDNFLRPILMQGSSAMSTLFIFFSLLGGLQLFGLMGLIYGPVIFGMTMVLFHLYEQEFKDFLTHQDNR
- the mutY gene encoding A/G-specific adenine glycosylase, producing the protein MFTKACAVIAPHTFSQTLLTWQQQHGRHDLPWQREPNPYSVLVSEIMLQQTQVATVIPYFERWMARFPDIAALANADEDEVMHLWQGLGYYSRARNLRKAAQYVMHECQGEFPTSLAALEKIPGVGRYTAGAIASFAYNQYGPIVDGNVKRLFCRFFAIDGVPGTSRVDKLLWQLAEHYTPEPKALSADQSNRSFAQSLLDMGATICTAKNPNCTDCPLHAHCQAKAQNRVGELPNPKPKKVTPTKPGEFLWLEHDNKLLLEKRADSGIWGSLWCLPQIHLDEAELSKNAQLKGKFKHTFTHYKLDARVWRIDSLGQLSANQAWFDRSACDELGLPTPIRKFVSAHFQQTSEQSCLKNNEKSTA